One Miscanthus floridulus cultivar M001 chromosome 11, ASM1932011v1, whole genome shotgun sequence DNA window includes the following coding sequences:
- the LOC136494943 gene encoding heavy metal-associated isoprenylated plant protein 16-like, with the protein MKQKIVIKVSMSSEKSRSKAMALVARADGVSSMGIIGDGKDRLEVVGVDVDNVCLVTCLRKKLGHADIVKVEEVKDKKPEKPKVVELPPYYCPCYYGYYWHYHHH; encoded by the exons ATGAAG CAAAAGATCGTGATCAAGGTCAGCATGTCGTCCGAGAAGAGCCGGTCCAAGGCCATGGCGCTGGTCGCCAGAGCGGACG GGGTCAGCTCGATGGGGATCATCGGCGACGGCAAGGACCGGCTGGAGGTGGTCGGCGTAGACGTTGACAACGTCTGCCTGGTCACGTGCCTGCGCAAGAAGCTCGGCCACGCTGACATCGTGAAGGTGGAGGAAGTAAAGGACAAGAAGCCAGAGAAACCCAAGGTCGTGGAACTGCCGCCGTATTACTGCCCATGTTATTACGGTTACTACTGGCACTACCACCACCACTAA